The following are encoded in a window of Capricornis sumatraensis isolate serow.1 chromosome 7, serow.2, whole genome shotgun sequence genomic DNA:
- the IDUA gene encoding alpha-L-iduronidase isoform X2: protein MGSPSGRFTNFEDKQQVFEWRNLVALLARRYIGRYGLEHVSKWNFETWNEPDHHDFDNVSMTLQGFLNYYDACSEGLRAASPALRLGGPGDAFHAPPHSPLCWGLLGHCNNGSNFFTGEVGVRLDYIALHKKGAGSSISILEQEAAVVQQIQRLFPKFADTPIYNDEADPLVGWSLPQPWRADVTYAAMVVKVVAQHQNLLLANASSAVRYALLSNDNAFLSYHPHQFSQRTLTARFQVNDTRPPHVQLLRKPVLTAMALLALLDGEQVWAEVSRGGAVLDSNHTVGVLASAHRRTGPADAWRATVLVYGSDDTRAHANRTVPLILSLHGVPPGPEVVFVQLYVDNWLCNPYGEWRRLGRPVFPSAAQFRRMRAAEDPAAVKPRSFPSSGRLTLRPPLALPSLLLVHVCARPEEPPGQVTRLRALPLARGQLLLVWSDERVGSKCLWTYEIQFCPEGGVFAPISRKPSTFNLFVFSPDTAVISGSYRVCAVDYWARPGPFSSPVRYLETPAS from the exons ATGGGCAGCCCCTCTGGACGCTTCACCAACTTTGAGGACAAGCAGCAGGTGTTTGAGTGGAGGAACCTGGTCGCTCTCCTCGCCAGGAGATACATCG GTAGGTACGGCCTCGAGCACGTTTCCAAGTGGAATTTTGAGACGTGGAACGAGCCAGACCACCACGACTTTGACAACGTGTCCATGACCTTGCAAG GCTTCTTGAACTACTACGACGCCTGCTCTGAGGGTCTGCGAGCAGCCAGCCCAGCTCTGCGCCTGGGCGGCCCTGGAGACGCCTTCCATGCGCCGCCCCACTCGCCACTCTGCTGGGGCCTCCTGGGGCACTGTAACAATGGCAGCAACTTCTTCACCGGGGAGGTGGGCGTGCGGCTGGACTACATCGCGCTGCACAAGAAG GGCGCGGGCAGCTCCATCTCCATCCTAGAGCAGGAGGCGGCGGTCGTGCAGCAAATCCAGCGGCTCTTCCCCAAGTTTGCTGACACCCCCATTTACAACGACGAGGCTGACCCGCTGGTGGGCTGGTCCCTGCCGCAGCCCTGGAGGGCCGACGTGACCTACGCGGCCATGGTCGTGAAG GTTGTCGCGCAGCACCAGAACCTGCTGCTGGCTAACGCCAGCTCGGCCGTCCGCTACGCGCTCCTAAGCAACGACAACGCCTTCCTGAGCTACCATCCGCACCAGTTCTCCCAGCGCACGCTCACCGCGCGCTTCCAGGTCAACGACACGCGCCCGCCGCACGTGCAGCTGCTGCGCAAGCCGGTGCTCACCGCCATGGCGCTGCTGGCCCTGCTGG ACGGCGAGCAAGTCTGGGCCGAGGTGTCGCGGGGCGGCGCGGTGCTGGACAGCAACCACACGGTGGGCGTCCTGGCCAGTGCCCACCGCCGCACTGGCCCGGCCGACGCCTGGCGCGCCACGGTGCTGGTCTACGGGAGCGATGACACCCGCGCCCACGCCAACCGCACGGTCCCCTTGATTCTCAGCCTGCACGGGGTGCCCCCGGGCCCCG AGGTCGTCTTTGTCCAGCTCTACGTGGACAACTGGCTCTGCAACCCCTACGGCGAGTGGCGGCGCCTGGGCAGGCCGGTGTTCCCCTCCGCAGCGCAGTTCCGGCGCATGCGCGCGGCCGAG GACCCTGCGGCCGTGAAACCGCGCTCCTTCCCCAGCAGCGGCCGCCTGACGCTGCGCCCTCCGCTCGCTCTGCCCTCGCTGCTGCTGGTGCACGTGTGCGCGCGCCCCGAGGAGCCCCCGGGCCAG GTGACTCGGCTCCGTGCTCTGCCCCTAGCCCGCGGGCAGCTGCTTTTGGTCTGGTCGGACGAGCGTGTGGGCTCCAA GTGCCTGTGGACCTATGAGATCCAGTTCTGCCCAGAGGGGGGCGTGTTCGCTCCCATCAGCAGGAAGCCTTCGACTTTTAACCTGTTCGTGTTCAGCCCAG ACACAGCTGTGATCTCCGGCTCCTATCGGGTTTGTGCCGTGGACTACTGGGCCCGGCCAGGGCCCTTCTCCAGCCCTGTGCGGTACCTGGAGACCCCTGCTTCTTGA